A genomic region of Polyangia bacterium contains the following coding sequences:
- a CDS encoding NAD(P)-dependent alcohol dehydrogenase gives MKTRVYAAASAHAPLAPSAIDRRVAGDRDVSIDVLFCGVCHSDVHQARDEWGGSRFPMVPGHEIVGRVSKIGKSVTRFMAGDLVGVGCMVDSCGDCPSCAAGHEQFCQRGTAFTYNSTEMDRRTPTYGGYSQQIVVTERFVARVPDGLDPAATAPLLCAGITTYSPLRQWNCQPGVEVAVVGLGGLGHMAVKLAAAMGGNVTMLSQSAKKAEDAARLGAKDFALTSDPTTFKKMSQRFDLIIDTISAEHRYGDYLKMLRPFGAMVVVGVPPRPSAVEAFALIHGNRRLAGSSIGGMRETQEMLDFCAQHQIVSDIETIAAPTINQAYERMLRGDVRYRFVIDGATLGG, from the coding sequence ATGAAGACCCGGGTTTACGCCGCCGCCTCCGCGCATGCCCCACTTGCTCCCTCTGCTATCGACCGCCGCGTGGCCGGCGATCGCGACGTATCGATAGACGTGCTCTTCTGCGGCGTCTGCCATTCGGACGTTCATCAGGCGCGCGACGAATGGGGCGGCTCGCGGTTTCCCATGGTGCCTGGCCACGAGATCGTCGGCCGCGTTTCAAAGATCGGAAAGTCCGTCACGCGTTTCATGGCCGGCGATCTGGTGGGCGTCGGTTGCATGGTCGATTCCTGCGGCGACTGCCCGTCGTGCGCCGCAGGCCACGAGCAGTTCTGCCAGCGCGGGACGGCGTTCACCTACAACAGCACCGAGATGGATCGGCGCACGCCGACGTACGGCGGGTATTCGCAACAGATCGTGGTCACCGAACGCTTCGTGGCCCGCGTGCCCGACGGCCTGGACCCGGCGGCGACGGCGCCGCTTCTGTGCGCGGGGATCACCACCTACTCGCCGCTGCGGCAGTGGAACTGCCAGCCGGGCGTCGAAGTGGCGGTGGTGGGTCTGGGCGGCCTGGGGCACATGGCGGTGAAACTGGCGGCGGCGATGGGTGGGAACGTCACCATGCTCAGCCAATCGGCGAAGAAGGCCGAGGACGCCGCACGGTTGGGCGCGAAGGACTTCGCCCTGACCAGCGATCCGACCACGTTCAAGAAAATGTCTCAGCGTTTTGATCTCATCATCGACACCATCTCGGCCGAGCACCGATATGGCGACTATCTGAAGATGTTGCGCCCGTTCGGGGCGATGGTCGTCGTCGGTGTGCCACCCAGACCGTCAGCGGTGGAGGCGTTCGCCTTGATTCACGGCAACCGGCGGCTGGCCGGCTCCAGCATCGGCGGCATGCGCGAGACGCAGGAGATGCTGGATTTCTGCGCCCAGCACCAGATCGTCTCGGACATCGAGACCATCGCCGCGCCGACGATCAACCAAGCCTACGAGCGCATGCTTCGGGGAGACGTGCGCTACCGCTTCGTCATCGACGGCGCCACGCTGGGCGGATGA
- a CDS encoding Virginiamycin B lyase: protein MIAGSMRARFFVFPWSALGAWLLGACSSGGGGTPAGDAATGDVATMADVQIVDAAVDDDAASDGDSSASDSVTVITEFPLSANSSPEAIVAGPDGNLWFTESGPEANKVGRLTLAGAITEYAIPTAAAQPWGMTVGADHNLWFIEQGIGSGGQIGRLTPAGVFTEFPITSAGRYAFGITTGADGNVWFTEQSGNEIVRVQPDGTMTGFPIPTDGCYPVGIAAGPDGNLWFTEGNGNKIGRITPAGLIAEFAVPTAQCTPYGIAAGPDGNLWFTEYNGVKIGRITPAGVVSEFPIPTPNCTPYGITAGPDGNIWFTEYDGVKVGRITPGGAITEFPIVTAHCYPSLITTGPDGNIWFTEYAGNKIGRLAPGP from the coding sequence ATGATCGCTGGGTCGATGCGGGCCCGGTTTTTTGTTTTCCCCTGGTCGGCGCTGGGCGCGTGGCTGCTGGGGGCGTGCTCGTCGGGCGGCGGCGGGACGCCGGCCGGCGACGCGGCGACCGGGGATGTCGCGACGATGGCGGACGTTCAAATAGTCGACGCAGCGGTCGATGACGACGCAGCCAGCGACGGCGATTCGTCCGCCAGCGACAGCGTCACTGTCATCACCGAGTTCCCGTTGTCGGCGAACAGCTCGCCCGAAGCGATCGTCGCCGGGCCCGACGGGAACTTGTGGTTCACGGAGTCCGGCCCGGAGGCGAACAAGGTCGGCCGCCTGACCCTGGCCGGCGCGATCACCGAGTATGCCATCCCCACCGCGGCCGCTCAGCCTTGGGGAATGACTGTCGGCGCCGACCACAACCTGTGGTTCATCGAGCAAGGCATCGGGTCAGGCGGACAGATCGGCAGGCTGACCCCGGCGGGCGTCTTCACCGAATTCCCCATCACCAGCGCCGGTCGCTACGCCTTCGGCATCACCACCGGCGCCGACGGTAACGTGTGGTTCACCGAACAGAGCGGCAACGAGATCGTCCGCGTCCAGCCGGACGGCACGATGACCGGCTTTCCCATCCCAACCGATGGCTGCTATCCGGTCGGCATCGCCGCCGGCCCCGACGGGAACCTCTGGTTTACCGAAGGCAACGGCAACAAGATCGGTCGCATCACGCCAGCCGGCTTGATCGCCGAGTTCGCCGTGCCCACCGCGCAGTGCACGCCGTACGGCATCGCCGCCGGCCCCGACGGAAATCTCTGGTTCACCGAATACAACGGCGTGAAGATCGGGCGCATCACCCCGGCCGGCGTGGTCAGTGAGTTTCCCATCCCCACGCCGAACTGCACGCCGTACGGCATCACCGCCGGTCCCGACGGCAACATCTGGTTCACCGAGTACGACGGCGTGAAGGTCGGCCGCATCACCCCCGGTGGCGCCATCACCGAGTTCCCCATCGTCACCGCCCACTGCTATCCGTCGCTGATCACCACCGGCCCCGACGGAAACATCTGGTTCACCGAGTACGCGGGCAACAAGATCGGGCGGCTGGCGCCCGGGCCCTAG
- a CDS encoding S1/P1 nuclease, with the protein MKTKDARARGQTARWLLVGLAASALALLAPTEAQAWGPDGHVIVARIAERHLSAKARTGLADLLDGRDLADIASWADDWRDPHPETAGWHFVDIPLSAAAYDAGRDCVKGNCAVEALIAQLAILRDKTMAQGARKRALRFVVHLVGDLHQPLHAATDDSAPSGSDKGGNLVKARLGIADPEFPYHSSPSGNLHGVWDADLIDAVHRQQEAYATALAKLPDTLVHMQAGTPADWANEAHQLARDVVYKPLPAPDAAGVRQLTAAYAAQSRPVVERQLQRAGVRLARLLNESF; encoded by the coding sequence ATGAAAACCAAGGACGCTCGCGCGAGGGGACAGACGGCGCGCTGGTTGTTGGTGGGGCTGGCCGCGTCGGCCCTGGCGCTGCTGGCTCCGACGGAGGCGCAGGCCTGGGGACCGGACGGCCACGTCATCGTCGCCCGCATCGCCGAGCGACATCTGTCGGCGAAAGCGCGCACCGGGCTGGCCGATTTGCTGGACGGCCGCGATCTGGCCGACATCGCCAGCTGGGCCGACGATTGGCGCGACCCGCACCCCGAAACCGCCGGCTGGCATTTCGTGGACATTCCGCTCAGCGCCGCGGCCTACGACGCCGGTCGCGATTGCGTGAAGGGCAACTGTGCGGTGGAGGCGCTGATCGCCCAGCTCGCCATCCTGCGCGACAAGACCATGGCGCAGGGCGCGCGCAAGCGGGCGCTGCGTTTTGTGGTGCATCTGGTGGGCGACCTGCACCAGCCGTTGCACGCGGCCACCGACGACAGCGCGCCCAGCGGCAGCGACAAGGGCGGCAACCTGGTCAAGGCACGGCTGGGAATCGCCGACCCGGAGTTTCCCTATCATTCGTCGCCGAGCGGCAACCTGCACGGCGTGTGGGACGCCGATCTGATCGATGCCGTCCACCGCCAGCAAGAGGCCTACGCCACCGCGCTGGCGAAGTTGCCCGACACGCTGGTTCACATGCAAGCCGGCACGCCCGCCGACTGGGCGAACGAAGCGCACCAGCTGGCCCGCGACGTGGTGTACAAGCCGCTGCCCGCGCCCGACGCCGCCGGCGTCCGCCAGCTGACCGCCGCCTACGCAGCGCAAAGTCGACCGGTGGTCGAGCGGCAATTGCAGCGCGCCGGCGTGCGGCTGGCTCGCTTGCTGAACGAATCGTTCTAG